The Oncorhynchus clarkii lewisi isolate Uvic-CL-2024 chromosome 20, UVic_Ocla_1.0, whole genome shotgun sequence nucleotide sequence CTTTGGAATCTCTGTTCACTGAGCCACAATGTAGGGAGGAAACTCTGTTCATCACAGAACGTTCTTGGCAAAAGCAAAGGCTTAATCATCGCTgtgactcctctctgtctcccaccaGCACTCTGCACAGACAGCAATGGAGGACGTTGAGAGGATCTTTAAAGTGAGGGGGATCTGATTCACTCCTTAGAGGTACTGTGAGGTGAGAGAGCCGATCACAGTCCAGGAGGAGACTGGAGCAAGAGGTAGCTTAGCTGAGGAAGAAAGACTGAGCTGGAGAAGCTTTTGGAGGAATCTGATGTGATCCTGTGTGTGTAAAAGCTTCTCCAGCTCAGTCTTTCGTCCTCAGCTTCCTCAAGTATATTTGATCATAAAACTATATGGTTTTCGATCTGGATTTCAAATTTCTATCATTTTGTATCCTTcgctcactgttccctctctagATATGCCCATTCCTACCCCCCAGTCCTGGAACTACAGATCTATCCAGGGTCAGACCTGTTGGGTCAGACCTGTTGTTTTGGAGCGGTGTCAAAAGCCACATCTGAACTAACAGAGAGACTGGAAGACGTCTGGAAAGAGAATTGGTTACAGATTCTAAGAGCAGGTCCAACACTGATATGTAAAATATTCAACACCAGCACTTAAATAGAGCTTCATTACCTGCCACCTGGCAGTGGTATATGACCTATTTCATAAAACTGACAAAAATGTGTTTTGCTCTTCAATCGTTTTATGAAATGAATTAGTGCATAATTGTGGATAGCCGTTTGTTGTTATTCACTGAACATTTCCCATATGCAGTCAATACAGTGGAGATTGTCCACACACCAGAGCCCCAGACAATATCTGAATTCTTACAATGTATCTGTCCTCTCAGAGCAATACTTCAAAAATCTATCTAATATCAAAAATCTCACTCAATTGGGCATCCATTTCTTTCTTTATGGTGACCAGGACGCATTGGTGCTAaagtatacagtcgtggccaaaagtttgaaaataacacaaatataaattttcacaaagtttgctgcttcagtataattacaagtatttcataagtgtcaaatgtAATtcacaattacatgaagttgatgcataGTCAACATTTGCAGTgctgacccttctttttcaagagcTCTGCAATCTAACCTGCCAtgttgtcaattaacttctgggccacatcctgactgatggcagcccattcttgcataatcaatgcttggagtttgtcagaattagtgggtttttgtttgtccacccgcctcttgaggattgaccacaagttctcaatgggattaagttctggggagtttcctggctatggacccaaaatatcaatgttttgttccccgagtcaattagttatcacttttgccttacggcaaggtgctccatcatgctggaaaaggcattgttcgtcaccaaactgtttctggatggttgggagaagttgctctcggaggatgtcttggtaccattctttattcatggctgtgttcttaggcaaaattgtgagtgagcccactcccttggctgagaagcaaccccacacatgaatggtctcaggatgctttactgttggaatGACAcatgactgatggtagcgctcaccttgtcttctccggacaaagggaattcatcagagaaaatgactttaccccagtccccagcagtccaatccctgtaccctttgcagaatatcagtttgtcccagatgtttttcctggagaaaagtggcttctttgctgcccttcttgacaccagaccatcctccaaaagtcttcacctcactgtgcgtgcagatgcactcacagctgcctgctgccattcctgagcaagctctgtactggtggtgccccgatcccgcagctgaatcaactttaggagacggtcctggcgcttgctggagtttcttgggcgccctgaagccttcttcacaacaattgaactgctctccttgaagttcttgatgatccaataaatggttgattagGTGcagtcttactggcagcaatatccttgcctgtgaagccctttttgtgcaaagcaatgatgacggcacgtgtttccttgcaggtaaccatggttgacagaggaagaacaatgattccaagcaccaccctccttttgaagcttccagtctgttattcgaactcaatcagcatgacagagtgatctccagccttgatgacatgatgtcagctggtccttttgtggcagggctgaaatgcagtggaaatgtttttgggcaATTCAGTTAATTTGGATGGCAAAgaggactttgcaattaattgcaattcatctgatcactcttcataacattctggagtatatgcaaatttccatcatacaaactgaggcaccAGActatgtgaaaatgtatatttgtgtcattctcaaaacgtttagCCACGACTGTACATTTATGTTATCGCACAAGGTAAGGTCTATTCTACACCAATCACACATCCTAATTATATCTGCtctgttttctccctctcctctctctccacagattcCTGTCAGCTCACACTAAACCCAAACACAGTCTTCTACAACCTCCACCTGACTGAGGGAGACCAGGAAGTGACAATGAAGGGACCCAAACTGTGCCTCAACCATCCAGAGAGGTTCCACATTCTCCAGGTGCTGTGTAAGAATGGTCTGTCTGGGGCCCACTTTAactgggaggtagagtggagagGGAAGAAGGCCTACATAGCAGTCTCTTACAACAACGTCAGCAGGATGGGCTTTGGTCCAGAAGCCCAGTTTGGCCTCAATGATACGTACTGGGGTTTACTTTGCACCAAAGAAGCCTGTAGTTTCCATAACAACATAGAGACTAAACTACCTGCCCCTGGCCCTGAGTCCTGTAGGGTAGGGGTGTACCTGGATCACAGGGCTGGAGATCTGTCCTTCTACAGCGTCTCTGAAACAATTACCCTCCTCCATACTGTCCAGACTGTATTCACTCGGGCCACTCAACCAAGGGGCTTTGGACAGAGCTAAATTTATTTTGCTCCAGTGATAACAGATATTAGACTCCCAGGTGGTGAGAAAGGAAATCTATTcaagcacacacaagcacactaaAGCAATATACACAAACAGACCCATAACAGACATTTACTTGTATAATTTATATTGAAAACAGGTTAAAAAACATTAGTCtcccttatataaactgtaacagTGACCTTCGATCATACTTACAACCGTGCCCTTTTATTTAATCCCCATTCAGTATTGCCATACTTGAGCAATACGTCAGAAACCAAGTGCATAGGAAAAGGTGTGATATGATATCAATAACGCACTTCATACTATAAAAACAGAACAAGACAGGACAGTACGGAGCTTGTCATCCCGGTTGGCTGTCCATCTGTGAGCCCGAATGGAAGGATCTGATGTCTTCTCCTATGAACTCATTCACTGCAGGCAAAAAGACAAAGCAACCAGTCAGACATTTATATATGAATTCATCCTGTATACTGTATCAATAAATCTATACAAACAAACATGGTACAAATGTATTGTCACTGTTGTAACGATGGAGACCAACACCAATGAACACCTCCCACAAACTTCTCACCTTCCTCTAATGTAATGTGGTGAAAGGATGATGAGCTGGCAAATTCCAGGGGGCTCTCCTGCATTTTAGGTCCAGCCTGAGCTTCCCTTTCCCCAGGTCCCCTGCCCTGGTGGTCCCATACCTCATAGTGGGAGTACGGTGGTGGGTAGAAGTCCTGATACGGGCTAGGGTTGGAAGGAGGCGAGGGGCAGACCTCATTAGGGTAGGGGTAGTGGGGGAAGGGAGAGGTAGTCATGGGGGGacgaggggaggaggagatggggctgCTGGAGGGGAAGGGActcagagaggaggagtgggagggagagggggaagaagacAGGTATGGGGAGTCCAGccaaggggagggggagggaggctggTGGACTCTGGGGTAAAAGGGAGGCAGTAGCTCAGTGAAGCCCAGCTCCAAGTTCTCAAAGCTGGGGTGTCTCTCCGACAGAGAACCTCTGCTCTCCTCCACAGCTTCCGGCTTGTGGCAGTACTCCTGGTAGCTCTGGCCGGGGTAGGGGGGAGAGCAGGCTGAAGGGTAGGGGGGAAGGTGGAAGGCCAGTCCTCCCTCCTCGAGCATGGGATCATTCCCCCGGTGCACACCGCTGTCCACCCTGCTGGGCCCCCTCATGGAGCAGAGTGTCACCCCCTCCAGGGGCAAGGCAGAGGGATGCGACAGCAGAGGGTCCTCCTCTTTAAACATGACTGAGGGTAAAAAATAAGTGGTAATATGTAGTCTGGTCCCTGACCACGTAGATAAATACCATGGAGATTAATTGTTCAAAATGAACCAAAAACAACAAAGATAGTTCCAGTCTCAGCTGAGAGGCTGATGGATGAAGTGAGGCGAGACTCACCCGGCAGGTACTTGAAACAGTGAGTGCTGCTCCTTTTTCTCTTCCCGTTGGAGACGTAAAGGCACACAGATACTGGGCGGCTCACTGAGAGGTCGCTATAGGCTGGAACTCGCACACACAGCAAGCACTGGGGGAggacaacattaacaatgtaccTTACAATTCTCGTACATGTGCATGAACACTTATGCtcgcacactcaaacacacatacacccagaAACATATTATTTACCTCACTACTGTTGTCACGGTCAACATGTGCCTCCTCTTCCCACTGTAGCTTTCCATCTGGTAAATAAGGATATCAATTATACCTTATTTAATGGATGGTGCACATTGAACATTGAAGAATTGTACACAATCAtgcttacaaacacacacacacacacacacacacacacacacacacacacacacacacacacacacacacacacacacacacacacacacacacacacacacacacacacacacacgtcattacCTGTCCCTCTTTCCATAAAAAGCACTCTGGACATGGGCAGGAAGTTAGACCCACCCAACAGTagctcctcccctccttccacaGAGCAGGATGTAAGACTGACCGACTCCACCACTGGCAGCTCCTGAGCAGAGCGCTGGGctgaggagagagattgagaggagagagagagagagagagagagagagagagagagagagagagagagagagagacagatgattcGCTAGGATATTGATAAATATGATACCTTATCAAAATACAAACTCAAAGAAAGTGTCAGGACAGGGAGAGTTGACTGTGATTGTTGGCTGGCTACTCACAGCACTCTATAGGAAGGGAGGCGACCTGCAGGGCCAGCACCCGTCCAGGCGGGGCCACGTGAGGGGCCAGGGGGAGGTGGGTACGGAAAACGAGGCGCACACGCGTGTTCTTCCTCCCTACGTCCGTCTCTCCTTTCCTCAGCTCGATGTCCGAGTTCCTCAGCTTCAGAATGCCAGCACAGTCAATGCTGAGAGACAGAAAGGCTGTCTTATtcaccacatagacacacactcacaccatacAAAATACCATCTACACACTTACTtagtacacacacatatacatacacaggAAAGCTACTCTTTCTGCCCACTCTGTTACTCCATACAAACCTTCTGTGTCCATTCTCTTTGTTTCTCTGCTACTCACAGCGCAGTCATGTTGGTATCTGGGTTGAGGGGGATGTCCAGTATTTTGGTGCCAGCTTGGACGCTCTCCTGACTGGCAGTGCCCACCATCTTCCCTGTCACCCTGAGGATCAGAAGAAACGCTTTtacaataaatacaaaaacacaccaaaacactgAGGAGGCACATACAATCACAGATTCACTGTAGTATTGTCGCACGGTCGCCTACCTGTGAATCTGATAGAAAGGATGAGGTCGGATGGACCTGTCATCAGCTGTTCCCACAAACACCTGCAAAGAGagaggctgtctctctgtgtacccAGTCAGCTGggagagacagaaaagagagtcattgtttagatacagtgccttgcaaaagtattcggcccccttgaactttgcgaccttttgccacatttcaggcttcaaacataaagatataaaactgtatttttttgtgaagaatcaacaacaagtgggacacaatcatgaagtggaattacatttattggatatttcaaacttttttaacaaatcaaaaactgaaaaattgggcgtgcaaaattattcagcccctttactttcagtgcagcaaactctctccagaagttcagtgaggatctctgaatgatccaatgttgacctaaatgactaatgatgataaatacaatccacctgtgtgtaatcaagtctccgtataaatgcacctgcactgtgatagtctcagaggtccgttaaaagcgcagagagcatcatgaagaacaaggaacacaccaggcaggtccgagatactgttgtgaagaagtttaaagccggatttggatacaaaaagatttcccaagctttaaacatcccaaggagcactgtgcaagcgataatattgaaatggaaggagtatcagaccactgcaaatctaccaagacctggccgtccctctaaactttcagctcatacaaggagaagactgatcagagatgcagccaagaggcacatgatcactctggatgaactgcagagatctacagctgaggtgggagactctgtccataggacaacaatcagttgtatattgcacaaatctggcctttatggaagagtggcaagaagaaagccatttcttaaagatatccataaaaagtgctaaaaaaagtttaaagtttgccacaagccacctgggagacacaccaaacatgtggaagaaggtgctctggtcagatgaaaccaaaattgaactttttggcaacaatgcaaaacgttatgtttggcgtaaaagcaacacagctcatcaccctgaacacaccatccccactgtcaaacatggtggtggcagcatcatggtttgggcctgcttttcttcagcagggacagggaagatggttaaaattgatgggaagatggatggagccaaatacaggaccattctggaagaaaacctgatggagtctgcaaaagacctgagactgggacggagatttgtcttccaacaagacaatgatccaaaacataaagcaaaatctacaatggaatggttcaaaaataaacatatccaggtgttagaatggccaagtcaaagtccagacctgaatccaatcgagaatctgtggaaagaactgaaaactgctgttcacaaatgctctccatccaacctcactgagctcgagctgttttgcaaggaggaatgggaaaaaatgtgagtctctcgatgtgcaaaactgatagagacataccccaagcgacttacagctgtaatcgcagcaaaaggtggcgctacaaagtattaacttaagggggctgaataattttgcacgcccaatttttcagtttttgatttgttaaaaaagtttgaaatatccaataaatgtcgttccacttcatgattgtgtcccacttgttgttgattcttcacaaaaaaatacagttttatatctttatgtttgaagcctgaaatgtggcaaaaggtcgcaaagttcaagggggccgaaaactttcgcaaggcactgtatatactgagggtacaaaacattaagaacaccttcctaatattgatttgcaaccccccttttgccctcagaacagccttagttcGTCGGGgaatggactacaaggtgtcgaaagcgttctacagggattttttattttttttatttttttatttcacctttatttaaccagggaagctagttgagaacaagttctcatttacaactgcgaactggccaagataaagcaaagcaatgcgacacaaacaacaacacagagttacacatggaagctattttgtagatgacatcgccgaagtcgaggatcggtaggatagtcagttttactagggtatgtttggcggcgtgagtgaaggaggctttgttgcgaaatagaaagccgattctagatttgattttggattggagatgtttgatatgagtctggaaggagagtttacagtctagccagacacagtggggcaaaatagtatttagtcagccaccaattgtgcaagttctcccacttaaaaaaattagagaggcctgtaattttcatcataggtgcacttcaactatgacagacaaaattaggaaaaaaaatccagaaaatcacattgtatgtgaatttatttgcaaattatggtggaaaataagtatttggtcacctacaaacaagcaagatttctggctctcacagacctgtaacttcttctttaagaggctcctctgtcctctactcgttacctgtattaatggcacctgtttgaacttgttatcagtataaaagacacctgtccacaacctcaaacagtcacactccaaactccactatggccgagaccaaagagctgtcaaaggacaccagaaacaaaattgtagacctgcaccaggttgggaagactgaatctgcaataggtaagcagcttggtttgaagaaatcaactgtgggagcaattattaggaaatggaagtaacaaagcctaccatcagtaacacactacgccgccaaggactcaaatcctgcagtgccagacgtgtccccctgcttaagccagtacatgtccaggcccgtctgaattttgctagagagcatttggatgatccagaagaagattgggagaatgtcatatggtcagatgaaaccaaaatagaactttttggtaaaaactcaactcgttgtgtttggacaaagaatgctgagttgcatccaaagaacaccatacctactgtgaagcatgggggtggaaacatcatgctttgagtctgtttttctgcaaagggaccaggacgactgatccgtgtaaaggaaagaatgaatggggccatgtatcgtgagattttgagtgaaaacctccttccatcagcaagggcattgaagatgaaacgtggctgggtctttcagcatgaatgcttattgaaatgttagattatcatggatttattggtggtgacagtgttacctagcctcagtgcagtgggcagctgggaggaggtgctcttgttctccatggactttacagtgtccccaactttttggagttagagctacaggttgcacatttctgtttgaaaaagctagcctttgctttcctgactgactgtgtgtattggttcctgacttccctgaacagttgcatatcgcggggactattcaatgctattgcagtccaccACAGGGTGTtttgttcttagttctacattttttgaaaggggcatgcttatttaagctgGTGAGAAAAtgacttttaaagaacgaccaggcatcctcgactgacgggttgaggtcaatatccttccaggatacccgggccaggttgattagaaaggcctgctcgcagaagtgttttagggagcatttaacagtgatgagtggtggtcgtttgaccgcggacccatagcggatgcaggcaatgaggcagtgatcactgagatcctgattgaaaacagcagatgtGTATTTGGAGGACAAGTTGGTCAGgctaatatctatgagggtgcccatgtttacggatttagggttgtacctggtggtttccttgatgatttgtgtgacattgagggcatctatcttagattgtagtacttctggggtgttaagcatatcccagtataggttacctaacagaacgaactctgaagatggtgggcaatcaattcacatatggtgtccagggcacagctgggagctgaggggggtctataacaggcggcaacagtgagagacttatttctggagagattcatttttaaaattagatgcttgaactgtttgggcagagacc carries:
- the LOC139377054 gene encoding neoverrucotoxin subunit beta-like, translated to MPIPTPQSWNYRSIQVNTVEIVHTPEPQTISEFLQYSCQLTLNPNTVFYNLHLTEGDQEVTMKGPKLCLNHPERFHILQVLCKNGLSGAHFNWEVEWRGKKAYIAVSYNNVSRMGFGPEAQFGLNDTYWGLLCTKEACSFHNNIETKLPAPGPESCRVGVYLDHRAGDLSFYSVSETITLLHTVQTVFTRATQPRGFGQS
- the LOC139377387 gene encoding nuclear factor of activated T-cells, cytoplasmic 4-like, whose translation is MGAAPGSGWEEGEFEFKLVFEEDPPRQLRGPSPLRNADQEHTVAGERTESSLSLPTSSNTDSHLAATHVGQPIGIPTPPSSSASQRAGMHSPPPRRALVREFSGTYESLPARSVQVSESRVLECPSIQITTISPEDDTAPAGSNYWDTGGGWERERLYLPLLDPFCYRDGGTGTGSLSPSPASSPSSRGWLSPASSCDSLLVEEEDLNEVTSHFCLSPSSRPTSPGGKKRRNSPLASPCTSRRSSYSEDHSCNQEEGDSTSQSQGPNSSFELSIPQKTRKTSLEQVSPREVEQVQAPAHSSHCPLPEPLQQRREAPSMGMDYLSVPPALGWGRTRASAHSPLFRSNALPPLDWPLPTQFDQYELRIEVQPRPHHRAHYETEGSRGAVKASPGGHPVVKLTGYTERQPLSLQVFVGTADDRSIRPHPFYQIHRVTGKMVGTASQESVQAGTKILDIPLNPDTNMTALIDCAGILKLRNSDIELRKGETDVGRKNTRVRLVFRTHLPLAPHVAPPGRVLALQVASLPIECSQRSAQELPVVESVSLTSCSVEGGEELLLGGSNFLPMSRVLFMERGTDGKLQWEEEAHVDRDNSSECLLCVRVPAYSDLSVSRPVSVCLYVSNGKRKRSSTHCFKYLPVMFKEEDPLLSHPSALPLEGVTLCSMRGPSRVDSGVHRGNDPMLEEGGLAFHLPPYPSACSPPYPGQSYQEYCHKPEAVEESRGSLSERHPSFENLELGFTELLPPFYPRVHQPPSPSPWLDSPYLSSSPSPSHSSSLSPFPSSSPISSSPRPPMTTSPFPHYPYPNEVCPSPPSNPSPYQDFYPPPYSHYEVWDHQGRGPGEREAQAGPKMQESPLEFASSSSFHHITLEEVNEFIGEDIRSFHSGSQMDSQPG